One part of the Phragmites australis chromosome 3, lpPhrAust1.1, whole genome shotgun sequence genome encodes these proteins:
- the LOC133911586 gene encoding uncharacterized protein LOC133911586 — MAASLRSPPPVPAAFHRSRAIVRASSSSSSSSAVSSSSVPKARFVARRSESTSVQELSRPLAEYMSLPASQYSVLDAERIERVDESTFRCYVYRFRFFALEVCPVLLVRVDEEPNGCCIRLLSCKLEGSPLVEAQNDKFSASMVNRVFCNSISQDSTFQQLTSDTTIEVAIDIPFPFRAIPVEAIESSGRQVLEQLLRVMLPRFLKQLVKDYQAWASGDSSRKPLGTGEI, encoded by the exons ATGGCTGCGTCCCTCCGCTCGCCGCCTCCCGTTCCTGCCGCCTTCCACCGCTCCCGCGCCATCGTCcgcgcttcctcctcctcctcgtcatcgtcCGCGGTCTCGTCGTCGTCCGTGCCCAAGGCGCGCTTCGTCGCCCGCCGCTCCGAGTCCACCTCTGTCCAGGAGCTCTCCCGTCCCCTCG CGGAGTACATGAGCTTGCCGGCGAGCCAGTACTCGGTGCTGGACGCTGAGCGTATCGAGCGCGTCGACGAATCCACCTTCCGCTGCTACGTCTACCGGTTCCGCTTCTTCGCGCTCGAGGTCTGCCCCGTCCTCCTCGTCCGCGTCGACGAGGAGCCCAACGGATGCTGCATTCGCCTCCTCTCCTGCAAG CTGGAGGGGTCACCGCTtgtggaggcacaaaatgataAATTCTCAG CTTCCATGGTGAATAGGGTCTTCTGCAACAGCATTTCGCAAGATTCGACATTTCAACAGCTTACATCAGATACTACAATCGAG GTTGCAATTGATATACCGTTTCCATTTCGAGCAATACCAGTTGAAGCCATTGAATCAAGTGGCAGGCAAGTGCTTGAGCAGTTACTTCGAGTCATGCTCCCACGATTTCTGAAGCAG CTTGTCAAAGACTACCAAGCTTGGGCTTCCGGTGATTCTTCAAGGAAACCACTTGGTACCGGTGAAATATGA
- the LOC133911585 gene encoding pheophorbide a oxygenase, chloroplastic: protein MRATIPTSSLLVTPSLPHQRPRLLSLPSSPRLGRAGLRRTRPRVAAPPSIPGEAEPSTSAPESGEKFSWRDHWYPVSLVEDLDPSRPTPFQLLNRDLVIWKDPKSGEWVALDDRCPHRLAPLSEGRIDETGCLQCSYHGWSFDGSGACTKIPQAAPEGPEARAVLSPKACATKFPTLVSQGLLFVWPDENGWEKAVAAKPPMLPKEFDDPAFSTVTIQRDLFYGYDTLMENVSDPSHIEFAHHKVTGRRDRARSLPFKMESSGAWGYSGANSGNPRITATFVAPCYAMNKIEIDTKLPIFGDQKWVIWICSFNIPMAPGKTRSIVCSARNFFQFTMPGKAWWQIVPRWYEHWTSNLVYDGDMIVLQGQEKIFLAASKESSVDVNQQYTKITFTPTQADRFVLAFRTWLRKFGNSQPEWFGNPSQETLPSTVLSKREMLDRYEQHTLKCSSCKGAYNAFQTLQKVFMGATVVCCATAGIPADVQLRILIGVAALVSAGLAYSFHELQKNFVFVDYVHADID, encoded by the exons ATGCGCGCAACAATCCCAACCTCCTCGCTCCTCGTGACGCCGAGTCTGCCGCACCAGCGCCCGCGGCTGCTCTCCCTCCCGTCCTCCCCCCGCCTCGGTCGCGCAGGTCTTCGTCGCACCCGCCCGCGCGTGGCAGCGCCGCCGTCCATCCCCGGGGAGGCGGAGCCGAGCACGTCCGCTCCCGAGTCCGGCGAGAAGTTCTCGTGGAGGGATCACTGGTACCCCGTCTCCCTCGTCGAGGACCTCGACCCCAGCCGCCCCACCCCGTTCCAACTCCTCAACCGCGACCTCGTCATCTGGAAGGACCCCAAGTCCGGCGAGTGGGTCGCCCTCGACGACCGCTGCCCCCACCGCCTCGCGCCTCTCTCG GAGGGGAGGATTGATGAGACGGGGTGCTTGCAGTGCTCCTACCACGGCTGGTCATTCGATGGCTCCGGTGCCTGCACGAAGATCCCGCAGGCCGCGCCCGAGGGGCCCGAGGCCCGGGCGGTGCTGTCGCCGAAGGCGTGCGCGACCAAGTTCCCCACCCTCGTCTCGCAGGGGCTGCTCTTCGTGTGGCCCGACGAGAATGGGTGGGAGAAGGCCGTCGCGGCCAAGCCTCCAAT GTTACCGAAAGAGTTTGATGACCCAGCATTCTCCACGGTGACGATCCAGAGGGATCTGTTCTATGGGTATGATACGTTGATGGAGAACGTCTCTGATCCCTCGCATATAGAATTTGCTCACCACAAG GTCACTGGACGAAGAGATAGAGCCAGGTCCTTACCATTCAAGATGGAATCAAGTGGTGCATGGGGTTATTCAGGGGCAAATTCTGGTAATCCTCGCATCACTGCAACTTTTGTGGCCCCTTGCTACGCAATGAACAA AATCGAGATAGACACAAAGTTACCTATTTTTGGAGACCAGAAATGGGTCATATGGATTTGCTCTTTCAACATTCCAATGGCCCCAGGGAAGACTCGTTCTATTGTCTGTAGCGCTCGAAACTTTTTCCAGTTTACCATGCCAGGAAAAGCATGGTGGCAG ATTGTCCCTCGATGGTATGAACATTGGACTTCAAATCTGGTCTATGATGGTGATATGATTGTTCTTCAAGGCCAGGAGAAGattttcctggctgcatccaaGGAGTCTTCTGTGGATGTCAATCAGCAGTACACAAAGATCACATTCACACCCACACAGGCTGACCGTTTTGTTTTAGCATTCCGGACTTGGCTAAGGAAATTTGGCAATAGCCAACCTGAGTGGTTTGGAAATCCTAGCCAAGAAACATTGCCTTCCACTGTGCTTTCAAAGCGTGAG ATGCTAGACAGATATGAGCAGCACACACTGAAGTGCTCATCTTGCAAAGGAGCATATAACGCATTCCAGACTCTGCAGAAGGTCTTCATGGGAGCGACAGTGGTTTGCTGTGCTACCGCTGGAATTCCTGCAGATGTTCAGCTCAGAATATTGATCGGTGTGGCTGCTTTGGTCAGTGCCGGTCTGGCGTACTCATTCCATGAGCTCCAGAAGAATTTTGTATTTGTAGATTACGTGCATGCTGACATTGATTGA